From the genome of Hyalangium gracile, one region includes:
- a CDS encoding serine/threonine protein kinase has translation MTLRDTRPHPTIVPGVGIGPWDVRERHDRGSFGLIFRVERAGHPDAGSFALKLALHPEDPRFTREVALLQRVVHPSVPRLEDRGWWTGEEGLLFPYVVMEWVQGVPLYQWARQQTRTSAEVLRVLAQLARALAVAHAADGLHRDVKGDNVLVTAEGRAVLLDWGCGTYAGAKELTDSVLPPGTRSYRTPEAHRWGWAHRKTSEPYEASPEDDIYALGVTAYRMCTQTYPPAPEEGSGPQRRVLPPSDLATVSRGLERLVLSALSEERVSRPPAEALAVGFLTAAGEKDASRPIVPTPSAAKTERASKPGPPPELVVPWWLTASVAAVVSGLVVLVAVKPEPPSQLEPGSFLLEQRHSPVAESADAGVADEALSSVAVIPREVTPYSPVGMPFPKTPYPGQKKPPCEPRFEREVLGVCWSILKAAPPCGESAFDRDGECLRAVIVQPRQPASEQP, from the coding sequence ATGACTCTTCGCGACACTCGTCCGCATCCCACCATCGTCCCTGGTGTGGGGATAGGTCCCTGGGACGTCCGGGAGCGGCATGACAGGGGCTCCTTCGGGCTCATCTTTCGAGTCGAACGTGCTGGCCACCCCGACGCTGGTAGCTTTGCGCTGAAGCTGGCGCTGCACCCCGAAGATCCGCGCTTCACCCGCGAGGTGGCCCTGCTCCAGCGTGTGGTGCACCCCTCGGTGCCTCGCCTCGAGGATCGGGGTTGGTGGACGGGGGAGGAGGGGTTGCTGTTTCCCTATGTCGTCATGGAGTGGGTCCAGGGTGTGCCCCTGTACCAGTGGGCCCGGCAACAGACGCGCACGTCGGCAGAGGTGCTGCGGGTGCTGGCGCAGCTGGCGCGAGCCCTCGCGGTGGCGCATGCCGCCGATGGCCTGCATCGGGACGTCAAGGGCGACAACGTGCTCGTCACGGCCGAGGGACGCGCCGTCCTCCTGGACTGGGGCTGCGGCACCTACGCCGGGGCGAAGGAGCTGACGGACTCAGTCTTGCCTCCGGGCACCAGGAGCTACCGCACCCCTGAGGCCCACCGCTGGGGCTGGGCGCACCGCAAGACGAGCGAGCCTTATGAAGCCAGCCCTGAGGACGACATCTACGCGCTGGGGGTGACGGCCTACCGGATGTGCACCCAGACGTATCCGCCGGCTCCTGAGGAGGGATCCGGCCCGCAGCGCCGGGTGCTTCCGCCCAGCGACCTGGCCACGGTGAGCAGGGGCCTCGAGCGGCTCGTCCTGTCAGCGCTCTCCGAGGAGCGTGTCTCGCGCCCACCTGCAGAGGCGCTGGCCGTCGGCTTCTTGACAGCGGCCGGCGAGAAGGATGCCTCCAGGCCCATTGTTCCCACGCCTTCCGCAGCAAAGACGGAGCGTGCATCCAAGCCGGGCCCTCCGCCGGAGCTTGTCGTCCCCTGGTGGCTCACAGCTTCCGTCGCCGCCGTGGTGAGCGGGCTGGTGGTGCTGGTAGCGGTGAAGCCGGAGCCACCCTCCCAGTTGGAGCCCGGTTCCTTCCTACTGGAGCAGCGGCACTCGCCCGTTGCCGAGTCTGCTGATGCCGGTGTGGCGGATGAGGCGCTGTCCTCGGTGGCTGTGATCCCCCGAGAAGTCACCCCGTACTCGCCTGTTGGCATGCCTTTCCCGAAGACGCCTTATCCTGGACAGAAGAAGCCGCCGTGCGAACCCCGCTTCGAGCGGGAAGTGCTCGGTGTCTGCTGGTCGATCCTGAAAGCTGCTCCTCCCTGCGGTGAGAGTGCGTTCGACCGCGACGGGGAGTGCCTCCGCGCAGTCATCGTCCAGCCTCGCCAGCCCGCCTCGGAGCAACCCTGA
- a CDS encoding alpha/beta hydrolase, giving the protein MHDGPLTFRERLEHRFARTLLRLPPRLQLLLSGKEQVTRDGLRLHPEMQLLLSLRERLGAVSMSSLSPDVGRRRMRREAMVHAGEPVEVGTVRDLVVETPHGPVKARHYAPAKGAGRPLLVFLHGGGFVLCDLDTHDGTCRMLCRHADVHILSIEYRLAPEHPFPAALEDAKAAFLWACANAEALGADPARVAIGGDSAGGNLAAAVSQLCVREGLRAPSLQFLLYPALDRTVDWPSMRHFAEGFFLTRADIQWFQQHYSGGRVDFSDPKISPLVSRELSRLPPALVVTAGFDPLRDEGEAYVAALQKAGTPATLRRFDGLVHAFANMCGVSQACHDAVVEISSTLRRMLDAPASEPARSEVRA; this is encoded by the coding sequence ATGCATGACGGACCTTTGACGTTCCGGGAGCGGCTCGAGCACCGCTTCGCGCGGACCCTGCTGCGCCTGCCGCCGCGCCTCCAGCTCCTCCTGTCCGGCAAGGAGCAGGTGACGCGGGACGGACTGCGGCTTCACCCCGAGATGCAGCTGCTGCTCTCGCTGCGTGAGCGCCTGGGAGCCGTGTCCATGTCCTCGCTGTCCCCGGACGTGGGGCGCCGCCGCATGCGCCGCGAGGCGATGGTGCACGCCGGGGAGCCCGTCGAGGTGGGCACGGTGCGGGATCTCGTGGTGGAGACGCCGCACGGCCCCGTCAAGGCTCGCCACTACGCTCCGGCGAAGGGGGCAGGGCGGCCGCTGCTCGTGTTCCTGCACGGGGGCGGCTTCGTCCTGTGCGATCTGGACACGCACGATGGCACCTGCCGGATGCTGTGCCGCCATGCCGATGTGCACATCCTGTCCATCGAGTACCGGCTTGCTCCCGAGCACCCCTTTCCCGCGGCGCTGGAGGATGCGAAGGCCGCCTTTCTCTGGGCGTGCGCGAACGCCGAGGCGCTGGGCGCGGACCCGGCGCGGGTGGCCATCGGAGGGGACAGCGCGGGCGGCAACCTGGCCGCCGCGGTGTCGCAGCTCTGCGTTCGAGAGGGCCTTCGCGCTCCCTCGCTGCAGTTCCTGCTCTATCCGGCGTTGGACCGCACCGTGGACTGGCCGTCGATGCGGCACTTCGCGGAGGGCTTCTTCCTCACCCGGGCGGACATCCAGTGGTTCCAGCAGCACTACAGCGGCGGTCGGGTGGACTTCTCGGATCCGAAGATCTCTCCGCTGGTGAGTCGCGAGCTGTCCCGGCTGCCCCCCGCGCTGGTGGTCACGGCGGGGTTCGATCCGCTGCGCGATGAGGGCGAGGCGTATGTCGCGGCGCTCCAGAAGGCGGGGACGCCGGCCACGCTGCGCCGCTTCGATGGGCTGGTGCACGCCTTCGCCAACATGTGTGGCGTGAGCCAGGCCTGCCACGACGCGGTGGTGGAGATCTCCTCGACGCTGAGACGCATGTTGGACGCGCCCGCGAGTGAGCCGGCGCGAAGCGAGGTTCGGGCATGA
- a CDS encoding EF-hand domain-containing protein: MYINNRGNPSLPYQNSYGASSKHGTGFASFSFSGSIFSTSVLGQLNQACGRQPQNPCLNMLGDLLCCLQMLQCFQSCCGQGPGTPGTPGTPGTPPQQPSKCPPTNPPGTQKGQMWDVFFDRKSGTTTQQQSPIVLDLNGNGQADITGSNIKGNGKLEGNTVKGFDLNLQDRQWSTKSHNRRPGDGAPQLPAGTTAQVFDKDGKLVKTLSAEQLKKLQANKKTWDANGGDMGLKLGSGMRAEFRDPNGKLVSELKRDGTNGNKPLYFWGNQNENEWTKAWDAQKGGDGMLVWDTDGDGKITSGKELFGHVDLNGKNTFANGYEKLSHYFDKDGDGTVKGSELKGLKIWEDRNGDGITQQGELVELEKHGITKLSTRHNPADMSSSYTKNTAAPAEAPPSVSQPEPASMPAMQQVWQIFQLIQVLRQMTMSGYGLA; the protein is encoded by the coding sequence ATGTACATCAATAATCGCGGAAACCCCTCCCTGCCGTACCAGAACTCCTACGGCGCTTCCTCGAAGCATGGCACGGGCTTCGCCAGCTTCTCCTTCAGCGGGTCCATCTTCTCCACCTCGGTGCTGGGGCAGCTGAACCAGGCCTGTGGTCGCCAGCCCCAGAACCCCTGCCTCAACATGCTGGGCGACCTCCTCTGCTGCCTCCAGATGCTGCAGTGCTTCCAGAGCTGCTGCGGACAGGGGCCTGGCACCCCTGGCACCCCTGGCACTCCTGGCACTCCACCGCAGCAGCCCTCGAAGTGCCCTCCCACCAATCCCCCCGGCACGCAGAAGGGGCAGATGTGGGACGTCTTCTTCGACAGGAAGTCCGGCACGACGACGCAGCAGCAGTCTCCCATCGTCCTGGATCTCAACGGGAACGGGCAGGCCGACATCACCGGCAGCAACATCAAGGGGAACGGCAAGCTGGAGGGGAACACGGTCAAGGGCTTCGACCTGAACCTGCAGGATCGCCAGTGGTCGACCAAGAGCCACAATCGGCGCCCGGGGGATGGGGCTCCGCAGCTGCCCGCGGGCACGACGGCCCAGGTGTTCGACAAGGACGGCAAGCTGGTCAAGACGCTGAGCGCGGAGCAGCTCAAGAAGCTGCAGGCGAACAAGAAGACCTGGGACGCCAATGGCGGCGACATGGGCTTGAAGCTCGGCAGCGGCATGCGCGCCGAGTTCCGCGACCCGAACGGCAAGCTGGTGAGCGAGCTCAAGCGCGACGGTACGAACGGCAACAAGCCCCTGTACTTCTGGGGCAACCAGAACGAGAACGAGTGGACCAAGGCGTGGGACGCGCAGAAGGGCGGCGACGGCATGCTCGTGTGGGACACGGATGGTGACGGGAAGATCACCAGCGGCAAGGAGCTGTTCGGCCACGTGGACCTGAACGGGAAGAACACGTTCGCGAACGGCTACGAGAAGCTGTCCCACTACTTCGACAAGGACGGTGACGGCACGGTGAAGGGCTCGGAGCTGAAGGGCCTGAAGATCTGGGAGGACCGCAACGGCGACGGCATCACCCAGCAGGGCGAGCTGGTCGAGCTGGAGAAGCACGGCATCACCAAGCTCAGCACGCGCCACAACCCGGCGGACATGAGCTCGTCGTACACCAAGAACACCGCCGCCCCGGCGGAGGCGCCCCCGAGCGTGAGCCAGCCGGAGCCGGCCTCGATGCCGGCCATGCAGCAGGTCTGGCAGATCTTCCAGCTGATCCAGGTGCTGCGGCAGATGACGATGAGCGGCTACGGCCTGGCCTGA
- a CDS encoding QsdR family transcriptional regulator: MKRSRAVKRRATAQRSELLERHAERPQPSARATPLAQRLDAPTRATPQDLFTLAMDWWNRGERFDIGRMAQELGVSRATVFRWVGTRELLYGEVISSQFEAVLALARSEAQGEGPTLVADIIQRLLHRIMADEPLRRFVQQDAEYAMRVLMSKSSTVEQRCAASIRSALEFGVQEGHIRPAMELDALAYVIVRIGESFLYRDAITGDPPDVESAITAIRILVTAEK; encoded by the coding sequence ATGAAGCGCTCGCGGGCCGTGAAGCGTCGGGCCACCGCCCAGCGCTCCGAGCTCCTGGAGCGTCACGCCGAGCGGCCGCAGCCGAGCGCCAGGGCCACGCCGCTGGCTCAGCGGCTGGACGCGCCCACGCGGGCCACGCCCCAGGATCTGTTCACGCTGGCGATGGACTGGTGGAACCGGGGCGAGCGCTTCGACATCGGGCGCATGGCGCAGGAGCTGGGCGTCAGTCGCGCCACGGTGTTCCGATGGGTGGGTACGCGCGAGCTGCTCTATGGAGAGGTGATCTCCAGCCAGTTCGAGGCCGTGCTGGCCCTGGCTCGGAGCGAGGCGCAGGGGGAGGGGCCCACGCTCGTCGCCGACATCATCCAGCGGCTCCTTCACCGGATCATGGCGGACGAGCCGCTGCGGCGGTTCGTCCAGCAGGACGCCGAGTACGCGATGCGCGTGCTGATGTCGAAGAGCAGCACGGTGGAGCAGCGCTGTGCCGCGAGCATCCGCTCGGCGCTGGAGTTCGGAGTGCAGGAGGGCCACATCCGGCCGGCGATGGAGCTGGACGCGCTGGCCTACGTGATCGTCCGCATCGGCGAGTCGTTCCTCTATCGCGATGCCATCACCGGCGATCCGCCCGATGTCGAGTCCGCGATCACCGCAATCCGCATCCTGGTGACCGCGGAGAAGTGA
- a CDS encoding ELWxxDGT repeat protein encodes MKRKNPLSAMIVAGAMAGLSGCSQSPAQEAESLVAASRRMDAPLPTTVQGPALLKDIHTRPVGFPELGWSSAMARTLPSGWTLATLEDELTGQELWITDGTAAGTTLLKELAPGPWSSAAKGYTAFNGAIYFGAEIEFGLSALMKTDGTTAGTVVVKSISNLEEPDDEAFSSMVSAGGALYFQHHESIWKSDGTEAGTVSLRNLLPSTVDFFDSGLVPLGSSVYFVFEDSAQGAVLWKTDGTAAGTQLVKDLHPDANGGVAGALVRVGQEIYFAAGEFNRELWKTDGTAAGTVMVGNSFNGSVSQLTAVGNRLFFQGGPNLWRTDGTQASTLQLLTRTPSSMRAVGGTLFFSAQDNEGRELWKSDGTVTGTSRVKDLFPGSESGNPGLLGELNGRLLLLAAPGEGRTGLWSSDGTDAGTVLLAERPEAWSAFFSTKPVVSLGTTALVEMPDSNGGKLATFRTDGTAAGTTELGSVRTGTKGSQVTALQLGVAGNKVFFQAEEENGHAVWASDGTPAGTVRLRGGFTAQVDDARGVGSTFFFVAADDTHGYELWKSDGTPGGTALVKDIGPGDANGSPSSMMDLGGTLYFSADDGTNGRELWKSDGTETGTVMVRDLVPGGSDSYPQELVAFNGALYFSASDADFNEALWKSDGTSAGTVKVTDADVEQLLVGGNSLYFMANETAEGEGLWKSDGTAAGTVLVRNGLDEVFNPVWANGRLYFMAYDATHGFEPWVSDGTEAGTRVLKDIAAGSQPSFGVGFTPMGNQVLFTARDDAHGFELWRTDGTEAGTQRVADLWPGPRSGIRINPSDDEFNAPFEVVTLSDRGMAVFAGMEETGGVELWVMDGQGGPYRYGDLAPGAVSSSPTGFVVVGGQLFFHAGDAASGREPRAVPLPTRAEVDKTPPTVTCPSNVTAITFDAQGTNVEYPAATASDASGAVTLTYSHPSGTLFATGETQVTVRATDVSGNAAQCSFTVTVRLETDESGDDEGCGCSSPGAGAGMGWGLLLLGLASLRPGRRSATK; translated from the coding sequence ATGAAGAGGAAGAACCCGCTCTCGGCGATGATCGTCGCGGGAGCCATGGCAGGGCTGAGCGGTTGCTCCCAGTCTCCCGCGCAGGAGGCAGAGTCGCTGGTCGCCGCCTCGCGGCGGATGGATGCCCCGCTCCCAACCACCGTGCAGGGCCCCGCGCTGCTCAAGGACATCCACACGCGGCCTGTCGGCTTCCCCGAGCTCGGCTGGAGCTCCGCCATGGCGAGAACCCTGCCCTCGGGCTGGACGCTCGCCACGCTGGAGGATGAGCTCACCGGGCAGGAGCTGTGGATCACGGACGGTACCGCGGCGGGCACCACGCTCCTGAAGGAGCTCGCTCCGGGGCCGTGGTCCTCGGCCGCGAAGGGCTACACCGCGTTCAACGGAGCCATCTACTTCGGCGCCGAGATCGAGTTCGGGCTGAGCGCCCTGATGAAGACGGACGGCACGACGGCGGGCACCGTGGTGGTCAAGTCCATCTCCAACCTGGAGGAGCCCGACGACGAAGCCTTCTCGTCCATGGTGAGCGCGGGAGGAGCGCTCTACTTCCAGCATCACGAGTCCATCTGGAAGAGCGACGGCACCGAGGCGGGGACCGTCTCCCTGCGCAACCTGCTGCCGTCCACGGTGGACTTCTTCGACTCCGGGCTCGTACCGCTGGGCAGCTCGGTGTACTTCGTGTTCGAGGACAGCGCTCAGGGCGCGGTGCTGTGGAAGACGGACGGGACGGCGGCTGGCACCCAGCTCGTGAAGGACCTGCACCCCGACGCCAATGGAGGCGTCGCGGGAGCGCTCGTGCGGGTGGGGCAGGAGATCTACTTCGCCGCCGGCGAGTTCAATCGGGAGCTGTGGAAGACGGACGGGACGGCCGCGGGGACAGTCATGGTCGGCAACTCCTTCAACGGGTCCGTCTCCCAGCTGACGGCCGTGGGGAATCGGCTCTTCTTCCAGGGCGGCCCCAATCTCTGGCGGACGGACGGGACGCAGGCGAGCACGCTGCAGCTGCTGACCCGGACCCCGAGCTCGATGCGGGCCGTGGGCGGGACGCTGTTCTTCTCCGCCCAGGACAATGAGGGACGCGAGCTCTGGAAGAGCGATGGAACGGTCACGGGGACGAGCCGGGTGAAGGATCTGTTCCCGGGTTCGGAGAGCGGCAATCCGGGGCTGCTGGGCGAGCTGAACGGGCGCCTGCTCCTGCTGGCGGCGCCGGGGGAGGGACGGACCGGCCTCTGGAGCAGCGACGGAACCGACGCGGGCACGGTGCTGCTCGCGGAACGCCCCGAGGCGTGGAGCGCCTTCTTCTCCACCAAGCCCGTGGTCTCCCTGGGCACGACGGCGCTCGTCGAGATGCCGGACTCGAATGGAGGGAAGCTCGCGACGTTCCGCACGGATGGGACCGCCGCGGGGACGACGGAGCTGGGGAGCGTGCGGACCGGGACGAAGGGCTCCCAGGTCACCGCGCTCCAGCTCGGGGTGGCGGGGAACAAGGTCTTCTTCCAGGCCGAGGAGGAGAATGGCCACGCGGTGTGGGCGAGTGACGGGACGCCTGCGGGCACCGTCCGGCTCCGGGGCGGCTTCACCGCCCAGGTGGACGACGCCCGGGGCGTGGGCTCGACGTTCTTCTTCGTCGCGGCGGATGACACCCATGGCTACGAGCTGTGGAAGAGTGACGGCACCCCCGGTGGCACGGCGCTGGTGAAGGACATCGGTCCGGGCGACGCGAACGGCTCTCCCTCCAGCATGATGGACCTGGGGGGCACCCTCTACTTCAGCGCGGACGACGGGACGAACGGGCGGGAGCTGTGGAAGAGCGACGGCACCGAGACCGGCACGGTGATGGTGCGGGATCTGGTCCCCGGTGGGAGTGACAGCTACCCGCAGGAGCTCGTGGCGTTCAATGGTGCCCTGTACTTCTCTGCCTCGGACGCGGACTTCAACGAGGCGCTGTGGAAGTCGGACGGCACGTCGGCCGGCACGGTGAAGGTGACGGACGCGGACGTGGAGCAGCTCCTCGTCGGTGGCAACAGCCTGTACTTCATGGCCAATGAGACGGCCGAGGGCGAGGGCCTGTGGAAGAGCGACGGCACGGCGGCTGGCACGGTGCTGGTGCGCAACGGGCTGGATGAGGTGTTCAACCCCGTCTGGGCGAACGGCAGGCTCTACTTCATGGCCTACGATGCGACCCATGGCTTCGAGCCCTGGGTGAGTGACGGCACGGAGGCAGGCACCCGGGTGCTCAAGGACATCGCGGCCGGGAGCCAGCCGTCGTTCGGGGTCGGCTTCACGCCGATGGGCAACCAGGTGCTGTTCACCGCCCGCGACGACGCGCACGGCTTCGAGCTGTGGAGGACCGACGGCACCGAGGCCGGCACGCAGCGGGTGGCGGACCTCTGGCCGGGCCCTCGCAGCGGCATCCGCATCAACCCCAGTGACGACGAGTTCAATGCCCCGTTCGAGGTGGTGACGCTGAGCGATCGAGGGATGGCGGTCTTCGCGGGAATGGAGGAGACCGGCGGGGTGGAGCTCTGGGTGATGGACGGCCAGGGGGGCCCCTACCGCTATGGGGATCTGGCGCCTGGCGCTGTGTCCTCGAGCCCCACGGGCTTCGTGGTGGTGGGAGGCCAGCTCTTCTTCCACGCCGGGGACGCTGCCTCGGGCCGCGAGCCGCGCGCCGTCCCTCTGCCGACGCGGGCCGAGGTCGACAAGACGCCGCCCACGGTGACCTGCCCGAGCAATGTGACGGCAATCACCTTCGATGCGCAGGGCACGAACGTGGAGTACCCGGCTGCCACGGCGAGCGATGCGAGCGGCGCGGTGACGCTGACCTACAGCCATCCCTCGGGCACTCTCTTTGCCACGGGCGAGACCCAGGTGACGGTGAGGGCCACGGACGTCTCGGGCAACGCGGCGCAGTGCAGCTTCACCGTGACGGTCCGGCTGGAGACGGACGAGAGCGGGGACGACGAAGGCTGCGGCTGCTCGAGCCCGGGAGCCGGAGCGGGGATGGGCTGGGGGCTCCTGCTCCTGGGCCTGGCCTCGCTGCGTCCGGGGCGCCGCTCCGCGACGAAGTGA
- a CDS encoding phytanoyl-CoA dioxygenase family protein encodes MELTQAQLEQYEREGFLFLERLFSAREVAALDEIIPELLAVQNFSGLRRDEASGHVRRIHGTHFYCERIRRLARHPRLLTPSEQLLRGRVYLHQSRFIPKFGLAAPAQGFPWHQDFPTWHVRDGMPGPRAVVVAVFIDEVTAYNGPILMIPRSHRLGMMTCDDGPVMEGYRQLTVSPEQVTDLYNAEGLIALQGPPGSVLFMHSNLVHASSENISPLRRAMHQLVYNSVENACANPVRPDEDAARDCTPLHVLPEDCLLTPANA; translated from the coding sequence ATGGAACTGACGCAGGCGCAGTTGGAGCAGTATGAGCGTGAGGGCTTTCTCTTCCTCGAGCGGCTCTTCTCCGCCCGGGAGGTGGCTGCCCTCGATGAGATCATCCCGGAGCTGCTCGCCGTGCAGAACTTCTCCGGCCTGCGCCGGGACGAGGCCTCCGGCCACGTGCGGCGCATTCATGGCACGCACTTCTACTGCGAGCGGATCCGCCGGCTGGCTCGACACCCGCGCTTGCTCACTCCCTCGGAGCAGCTTCTGCGCGGCAGGGTGTACCTGCACCAGTCTCGCTTCATCCCCAAGTTCGGCCTGGCCGCGCCAGCGCAAGGCTTCCCCTGGCACCAGGACTTTCCCACCTGGCACGTGCGCGATGGCATGCCCGGGCCTCGCGCCGTCGTCGTCGCCGTCTTCATCGACGAGGTGACCGCCTACAACGGTCCCATCTTGATGATCCCTCGCTCCCACCGACTGGGAATGATGACGTGTGATGACGGCCCGGTCATGGAGGGCTACCGCCAGCTCACCGTGAGCCCCGAGCAGGTGACGGACCTCTACAACGCTGAAGGCCTGATCGCCCTGCAGGGCCCGCCCGGCTCGGTGCTCTTCATGCACAGCAACCTCGTCCACGCCTCCTCGGAGAACATCTCCCCGCTGCGCAGGGCCATGCACCAGCTCGTCTACAACTCCGTGGAGAATGCCTGCGCCAACCCCGTGCGCCCGGACGAGGACGCCGCCAGGGACTGCACTCCGCTCCACGTCCTCCCGGAGGACTGCCTGCTCACCCCCGCGAACGCGTGA
- a CDS encoding SDR family NAD(P)-dependent oxidoreductase yields MKSVKGRVAAITGAGSGIGRATAVLLARQGCHVAISDVNEQGLSETAEACRARGVQVRATRVDVAERAAVHAWADEVVRELGAVHIVINNAGVALGATIEDTRYEDFEWLMNINFWGVVHGTKAFLPHLRAGSEGHIVNVSSVFGLISVPTQGAYNAAKFAVKGFTEALRQELEVEGSPIGVTCVHPGGIKTNIARSSRTTIRHGWVDENSAAEFEKLFATTPERAAEDILSAILKNRRRQLIGTDARIIDLMQRALPALYQRVLIAGAKRRRTRMLGTAP; encoded by the coding sequence ATGAAGTCGGTGAAGGGCAGGGTCGCGGCGATCACGGGGGCGGGCTCGGGGATTGGCCGGGCGACGGCGGTGCTGCTCGCGCGGCAGGGCTGCCATGTGGCCATCTCGGATGTGAACGAGCAGGGGCTCTCGGAGACGGCGGAGGCGTGCCGGGCCCGGGGCGTCCAGGTGCGGGCAACCCGGGTGGACGTCGCGGAGCGGGCGGCGGTGCACGCCTGGGCCGACGAGGTGGTGCGGGAGCTGGGCGCCGTCCACATCGTCATCAACAACGCGGGCGTGGCCCTGGGCGCCACCATCGAAGACACCCGGTACGAGGACTTCGAGTGGCTCATGAACATCAACTTCTGGGGCGTGGTGCATGGCACCAAGGCCTTCCTGCCGCACCTGCGGGCCGGGAGCGAGGGCCACATCGTCAACGTCTCCAGCGTCTTCGGCCTCATCAGCGTGCCGACGCAGGGGGCCTACAACGCCGCGAAGTTCGCGGTGAAGGGCTTCACGGAGGCGCTGCGCCAGGAGCTGGAGGTGGAGGGCAGCCCCATCGGCGTCACGTGCGTGCACCCGGGCGGCATCAAGACCAACATCGCCCGGAGCTCGCGGACCACCATTCGCCATGGCTGGGTGGATGAGAACTCGGCGGCGGAGTTCGAGAAGCTCTTCGCGACGACGCCGGAGCGGGCCGCGGAGGACATCCTGTCCGCCATCCTCAAGAACCGGCGGCGTCAGCTCATTGGCACGGACGCCAGGATCATCGATCTCATGCAGCGAGCGCTGCCCGCTCTCTATCAGCGCGTGCTGATCGCGGGTGCGAAGCGGCGGCGGACGAGGATGCTGGGGACCGCCCCATGA
- a CDS encoding flavin-containing monooxygenase — translation MSLRKPPHFHVAIAGSGFAGLGMAIRLKQRGIQDFVILERAEDVGGVWRDNTYPGCACDVQSHLYSFSFAPNPGWSRSYSPQAEIREYLRDCADRFGIRPHIRFGHSVQEARWEDGLQRWYLETSQGPFTADAFVFAMGALSEPAMPKLPGLEKFQGKLMHSARWDSAYELSGREVAVIGTGASAIQFVPEIQKKVGKLVLFQRTPPWILPRGDQAISERRRRLYRKLPGAQLLARWLIYLSGELLAIGFMYPWLMRLVQRQALRHLERSVPDPALRAKLIPSYTMGCKRILLSDDYLPALTQPNVTVITEPIREVRERSVITADGTEHAVDALICGTGFQVTDLPMTHHIRGRDGRTLAETWGGTMKAHLGTTVSGFPNFFMLQGPNTGLGHTSVILMIESQIEHTLGALRYLDARQLAAVEPVPEVQERFVQDVDQRMRGTVWTQGGCSSWYLDATGRNSTLWPGFTFTFKYRVEHFDPADYVSMARRALADTASRERPREVAHA, via the coding sequence GTGTCCCTTCGGAAACCACCGCACTTTCACGTCGCCATCGCGGGCAGCGGCTTCGCGGGGCTCGGGATGGCCATCCGGCTCAAGCAGCGAGGCATCCAGGACTTCGTCATCCTCGAGCGCGCCGAGGACGTGGGCGGTGTCTGGCGCGACAACACGTACCCGGGCTGCGCGTGCGACGTGCAGTCCCACCTCTATTCGTTCTCGTTCGCGCCGAACCCGGGCTGGTCCCGCTCCTACTCACCCCAGGCGGAGATCCGCGAGTACCTGCGGGACTGCGCCGACCGGTTCGGCATCCGGCCGCACATCCGGTTCGGGCACTCGGTCCAGGAGGCGCGGTGGGAGGACGGGCTGCAGCGCTGGTACCTCGAGACGTCGCAGGGGCCCTTCACCGCGGATGCCTTCGTCTTCGCCATGGGCGCCCTGAGCGAGCCGGCCATGCCGAAGCTGCCGGGCCTGGAGAAGTTCCAGGGCAAGCTGATGCACTCGGCGCGGTGGGACTCCGCATACGAGCTGTCTGGCCGCGAGGTGGCCGTGATCGGCACCGGGGCCTCCGCCATCCAGTTCGTCCCGGAGATCCAGAAGAAGGTCGGCAAGCTGGTCCTCTTCCAGCGCACCCCGCCGTGGATCCTGCCGCGAGGAGACCAGGCGATCAGCGAGCGGAGGAGGCGGCTGTACCGGAAGCTGCCCGGCGCGCAGCTGCTGGCCCGGTGGCTCATCTATTTGAGCGGCGAGCTGCTGGCGATCGGGTTCATGTACCCGTGGCTGATGCGGCTCGTCCAGCGGCAGGCGCTGCGGCACCTGGAGCGGTCGGTGCCCGATCCGGCGCTGCGCGCGAAGCTCATCCCGAGCTACACGATGGGCTGCAAGCGCATCCTCTTGTCGGACGACTACCTCCCGGCCCTCACGCAGCCGAATGTCACGGTCATCACCGAGCCGATCCGCGAGGTGCGAGAGCGCTCCGTCATCACCGCGGATGGCACCGAGCACGCGGTGGACGCGCTCATCTGCGGCACCGGCTTCCAGGTGACGGACCTGCCCATGACGCACCACATCCGGGGGAGGGACGGGCGCACGCTGGCGGAGACGTGGGGCGGCACCATGAAGGCCCACCTGGGCACGACGGTGAGCGGGTTCCCCAACTTCTTCATGCTCCAGGGGCCCAACACGGGGCTGGGCCACACGTCGGTGATCCTGATGATCGAGAGCCAGATCGAGCACACGCTGGGCGCGCTGCGCTACCTGGACGCGCGCCAGCTGGCCGCGGTGGAGCCGGTGCCCGAGGTCCAGGAGCGCTTCGTCCAGGACGTGGATCAACGGATGCGCGGCACGGTGTGGACGCAGGGTGGGTGCTCGAGCTGGTACCTGGACGCCACCGGGCGGAACTCCACGCTGTGGCCGGGGTTCACCTTCACGTTCAAGTACCGCGTGGAGCACTTCGATCCCGCGGATTACGTCTCCATGGCTCGCCGAGCTCTCGCGGACACGGCGAGCCGGGAGCGGCCCCGGGAGGTGGCTCATGCATGA